Proteins encoded by one window of Blautia argi:
- a CDS encoding PBSX family phage terminase large subunit, giving the protein MPKKKKRPARFDFKPFSEQQRRLIHWWRPMAMSSENDIVIADGAIRSGKTIAMIIGFLTWSQEMFSGQSFILAGKTMGALKKNVVRPMLQMLEAWGWPYEYVRSGTDARIEIGTNTYYLYGASTEASQDALQGLTAAGAYADEAALFPQNFIDQMMGRCSVEGSKVWMNCNPENPHNYINEEFIRKAKEKRVYHLHFMMEDNLTLSQKKIEEYKRKWPHSSVFYKRFILGLWVAAEGLIYQQFADNVKDYLITSEWLEENPISYAVIGVDFGGTKSAHSFTLTGFTRGYKQVVVLDEYYCKKRINPKQLQEDFIDFVKRAQSRFKVYEAYCDSAEQTLIAGLEMACIDAHVSIEIKNAIKGPINDRIAFYNSLIAQHRWKIMKHCEHIKEAFENAVYDDTKKNEDVRLDDGLMNVDSLDSTEYSTESVQEDILYIAA; this is encoded by the coding sequence ATGCCGAAGAAAAAGAAAAGACCAGCGAGATTTGATTTTAAGCCCTTCTCTGAGCAGCAAAGGCGCTTGATACATTGGTGGCGTCCAATGGCGATGTCCAGTGAGAATGATATTGTTATTGCAGACGGGGCAATCCGTTCCGGAAAAACCATTGCAATGATTATTGGCTTCCTCACATGGTCCCAGGAGATGTTTTCCGGGCAGTCCTTTATCCTGGCCGGAAAGACCATGGGTGCGCTAAAGAAAAACGTGGTACGTCCTATGCTGCAGATGCTAGAAGCGTGGGGCTGGCCTTATGAATATGTCCGTTCCGGCACAGATGCAAGGATTGAAATAGGGACAAATACCTATTACCTGTATGGAGCTAGTACAGAAGCTAGCCAGGATGCTTTACAGGGACTTACAGCAGCAGGAGCTTACGCAGATGAGGCGGCACTATTCCCACAGAATTTCATAGACCAGATGATGGGGCGCTGCTCTGTAGAAGGTTCCAAAGTGTGGATGAACTGCAACCCAGAGAATCCTCACAACTATATCAATGAAGAGTTCATCAGAAAGGCAAAAGAAAAAAGAGTTTACCATCTGCATTTCATGATGGAGGATAATCTTACATTATCTCAGAAGAAAATCGAAGAGTATAAGCGGAAGTGGCCACACAGCAGTGTGTTCTATAAACGCTTTATCTTAGGTTTGTGGGTGGCAGCAGAAGGTTTAATTTATCAGCAGTTTGCAGATAATGTGAAAGATTATTTGATAACAAGTGAATGGCTTGAGGAGAATCCAATTTCATATGCAGTTATCGGAGTCGATTTCGGAGGGACGAAGTCGGCTCATTCTTTTACCCTGACAGGATTCACAAGAGGATACAAGCAGGTGGTTGTTCTGGACGAGTATTATTGCAAAAAACGTATTAATCCCAAACAGCTTCAGGAGGATTTTATAGACTTTGTAAAACGTGCCCAGAGCAGATTTAAAGTCTATGAGGCTTACTGCGACAGTGCAGAGCAGACTTTGATTGCCGGGCTTGAAATGGCATGCATAGACGCCCATGTATCCATAGAGATTAAAAATGCAATCAAAGGCCCTATCAATGACAGGATTGCTTTCTATAACAGCTTGATTGCCCAGCACCGCTGGAAGATTATGAAGCATTGCGAGCATATCAAAGAAGCGTTTGAAAATGCGGTATATGACGATACAAAGAAAAACGAAGATGTCCGGCTGGATGACGGGCTTATGAACGTGGATTCCCTGGATTCCACAGAATACAGCACAGAAAGCGTCCAGGAAGATATTTTATATATAGCAGCGTAG
- a CDS encoding terminase small subunit, producing MGGEVKATNAELAYQDYLNGMKYKEIAEKYGVTINTVKSWKTRYKWSKEGGKSVHTKKKKVCTQKNNENSIKKEAIAEAVEQVIENTELTDKQRLFCLYYVKCFNATKAYQKAFQVDYATACGNASNLLKSIEIKSEILRLKQNRLNQEMLDESDIFQKYMDIAFSDVTDFVEFGQEDVPVMAVYGPVQVKDEETGEKKTLTKRVNVVRFKDSSEVDGTLIAEVKQGKDGASIKLPDRMKALEWLTEHMDMATKEQQIRIRRAEFAMNQELGNHDEDNENITSFLKAMNPTQEDIDNLFSKKEEQDAEEKEKTSEI from the coding sequence TTGGGTGGAGAAGTAAAGGCAACAAATGCAGAACTTGCCTATCAGGATTACCTAAATGGCATGAAGTACAAAGAAATAGCCGAGAAATACGGTGTAACAATAAATACAGTAAAGTCCTGGAAGACCAGATACAAGTGGTCGAAGGAAGGTGGAAAAAGTGTGCACACAAAAAAGAAAAAGGTGTGCACACAAAAAAACAATGAAAATAGCATCAAAAAAGAAGCCATTGCAGAAGCGGTTGAGCAGGTGATAGAAAATACTGAACTTACCGATAAGCAAAGGCTTTTTTGTTTATATTATGTAAAATGTTTTAATGCTACAAAGGCATATCAGAAAGCGTTTCAAGTTGATTACGCAACAGCTTGCGGAAATGCATCAAATCTATTGAAAAGTATTGAAATTAAAAGTGAAATCCTCAGGCTAAAACAGAACCGTCTAAACCAGGAAATGTTAGATGAATCTGACATCTTTCAGAAATACATGGATATAGCCTTTTCAGATGTAACAGATTTCGTAGAATTTGGCCAGGAAGATGTCCCAGTGATGGCAGTATACGGACCAGTGCAGGTAAAAGATGAGGAAACAGGAGAAAAGAAAACCCTTACAAAAAGAGTGAATGTTGTTCGCTTCAAAGATTCCTCAGAAGTAGATGGAACCCTGATTGCAGAAGTAAAACAGGGAAAAGATGGCGCAAGCATTAAATTGCCGGACAGAATGAAAGCCCTGGAATGGCTTACAGAGCATATGGATATGGCAACAAAAGAGCAGCAGATCAGAATAAGGCGTGCAGAATTTGCTATGAACCAGGAACTTGGAAACCATGATGAGGATAACGAGAACATTACCTCCTTCCTGAAAGCCATGAATCCAACCCAGGAAGACATAGATAATTTGTTCAGCAAAAAGGAGGAGCAAGATGCCGAAGAAAAAGAAAAGACCAGCGAGATTTGA